One segment of Salvia splendens isolate huo1 chromosome 20, SspV2, whole genome shotgun sequence DNA contains the following:
- the LOC121782853 gene encoding F-box protein At4g00755-like isoform X3, with protein MDFVQWLGQDMSLKIFMCLDDPIDLLRTSAVSRSWRAFVIANGLCKKLCLTKCPEAASFARVVVMKEYVEPRGTDVEGSGELACLEREHRVYASLGRELITSGRESCITDAVCASSTDNYPDESIKNTLEPSDRIGHRASYWSSKGATDPSASETLIYKLASQLCLITELHVHPFQAYFQFGFPIYSPKAVRFHMGYSKDPLEIDDEEADEFMDVKDYHDDMFVWTYSSPEFPMAQENFLQKFKLPKPILCIGGILKVELLGRLQTQEMDGLYYICINHVQVIGRSLSPVFDLEMIGDGGKCTLKYNPVMRYTFPSVDISETESSSRSHFHRFSESIRSWEQLILNTFRGAGPLIDEYDSDNEYLN; from the exons ATGGATTTTGTTCAATGGCTAGGGCAAGACATGTCACTGAAGATCTTTATGTGTTTGGATGACCCTATCGATCTTCTTCGGACGAGTGCGGTTTCGCGGTCTTGGCGTGCGTTTG TGATTGCTAATGGCTTATGTAAGAAGCTTTGTTTGACAAAGTGTCCGGAAGCAGCAAGTTTTGCCCGTGTTGTTGTAATGAAAGAGTATGTTGAACCTAGGGGAACAGATGTGGAGGGTTCTGGTGAATTGGCTTGTCTGGAGAGAGAGCACAGAGTGTATGCATCCTTAGGTAGAGAGCTTATAACATCTGGCAGAGAAAGTTGCATAACAGATGCCGTCTGTGCGTCTAGCACTGACAACTATCCAGACGAAAGCATCAAGAATACTTTGGAACCAAGTGATAGAATTGGCCACAGGGCCTCGTATTGGTCGAGCAAGGGTGCGACGGATCCATCTGCTTCAGAGACATTGATTTATAAACTGGCTTCTCAGCTATGTCTGATCACTGAGTTACATGTGCATCCATTTCAAG CATATTTTCAGTTTGGCTTCCCCATATATTCACCCAAAGCTGTGAGGTTTCATATGGGCTATTCCAAGGACCCTCTAGAGATAGACGATGAAGAAGCAGATGAGTTCATGGATGTCAAAGATTACCATGATGACATGTTTGTCTGGACATATAGCTCTCCAGAATTCCCAATGGCTCAG GAAAATTTCTTGCAAAAGTTTAAGCTTCCCAAACCCATTCTGTGCATCGGAGGAATCCTTAAAGTGGAGCTGTTAGGCAGATTGCAGACTCAAGAAATGGACGGATTATACTATATATG CATCAATCATGTTCAAGTCATCGGACGATCACTCTCCCCTGTATTTGACTTGGAAATGATTGGCGACGGAGGAAAATGCACCCTCAAGTACAACCCTGTTATGAGATACACTTTTCCATCTGTAGACATCTCAGAAACGGAGTCGAGTAGCCGATCACATTTCCACAGGTTTAGTGAAAGCATTAGGAGCTGGGAGCAACTAATCCTCAACACATTCCGTGGCGCAGGACCCCTGATAGATGAGTATGACTCTGATAATGAGTACCTCAATTAG
- the LOC121782853 gene encoding F-box protein At4g00755-like isoform X2, which yields MDFVQWLGQDMSLKIFMCLDDPIDLLRTSAVSRSWRAFVIANGLCKKLCLTKCPEAASFARVVVMKEYVEPRGTDVEGSGELACLEREHRVYASLGRELITSGRESCITDAVCASSTDNYPDESIKNTLEPSDRIGHRASYWSSKGATDPSASETLIYKLASQLCLITELHVHPFQAYFQFGFPIYSPKAVRFHMGYSKDPLEIDDEEADEFMDVKDYHDDMFVWTYSSPEFPMAQENFLQKFKLPKPILCIGGILKVELLGRLQTQEMDGLYYICINHVQVIGRSLSPVFDLEMIGDGGKCTLKYNPVMRYTFPSVDISETESSSRSHFHRFSESIRSWEQLILNTFRGAGPLIDDIDDVEAIGLHTLKYNPSLDISETESSSHGAGDDYDSDNEYLK from the exons ATGGATTTTGTTCAATGGCTAGGGCAAGACATGTCACTGAAGATCTTTATGTGTTTGGATGACCCTATCGATCTTCTTCGGACGAGTGCGGTTTCGCGGTCTTGGCGTGCGTTTG TGATTGCTAATGGCTTATGTAAGAAGCTTTGTTTGACAAAGTGTCCGGAAGCAGCAAGTTTTGCCCGTGTTGTTGTAATGAAAGAGTATGTTGAACCTAGGGGAACAGATGTGGAGGGTTCTGGTGAATTGGCTTGTCTGGAGAGAGAGCACAGAGTGTATGCATCCTTAGGTAGAGAGCTTATAACATCTGGCAGAGAAAGTTGCATAACAGATGCCGTCTGTGCGTCTAGCACTGACAACTATCCAGACGAAAGCATCAAGAATACTTTGGAACCAAGTGATAGAATTGGCCACAGGGCCTCGTATTGGTCGAGCAAGGGTGCGACGGATCCATCTGCTTCAGAGACATTGATTTATAAACTGGCTTCTCAGCTATGTCTGATCACTGAGTTACATGTGCATCCATTTCAAG CATATTTTCAGTTTGGCTTCCCCATATATTCACCCAAAGCTGTGAGGTTTCATATGGGCTATTCCAAGGACCCTCTAGAGATAGACGATGAAGAAGCAGATGAGTTCATGGATGTCAAAGATTACCATGATGACATGTTTGTCTGGACATATAGCTCTCCAGAATTCCCAATGGCTCAG GAAAATTTCTTGCAAAAGTTTAAGCTTCCCAAACCCATTCTGTGCATCGGAGGAATCCTTAAAGTGGAGCTGTTAGGCAGATTGCAGACTCAAGAAATGGACGGATTATACTATATATG CATCAATCATGTTCAAGTCATCGGACGATCACTCTCCCCTGTATTTGACTTGGAAATGATTGGCGACGGAGGAAAATGCACCCTCAAGTACAACCCTGTTATGAGATACACTTTTCCATCTGTAGACATCTCAGAAACGGAGTCGAGTAGCCGATCACATTTCCACAGGTTTAGTGAAAGCATTAGGAGCTGGGAGCAACTAATCCTCAACACATTCCGTGGCGCAGGACCCCTGATAGATGA CATCGATGATGTTGAAGCTATTGGACTGCACACCCTCAAGTACAACCCCTCTTTAGACATATCAGAAACGGAGTCAAGTAGCCATGGTGCAGGAGACGACTACGACTCTGATAATGAGTATCTCAAGTAG
- the LOC121782135 gene encoding threonine--tRNA ligase, mitochondrial 1-like, producing MHSSLWWRIPLSLRRLPPPTDLRRRFFHPMGEPAAARQPAFAKDESYLQSVTPKRIALFESLQNEQKLKRMALADEKILITLPDGKVKEGKKWNTSPFDVAKDISKSLASNALIAKVNGVLWDMNRPLEEDCKLALFTFDTDEGRDTFWHSSAHILGESLEQTYGCRLCIGPCTTRGEGFYYDAFYGDLGLNEEHFKNIEAAAKKAVDEKQPFERIEVTRQQAIDMFSDNPFKVEIIKDLPEDKTITVYRCGPLVDLCRGPHIPSTGFVKAFSCLKASSAYWRGNKDRESLQRVYGISFPDQKRLKEYKAMIEEAKKYDHRELTKKQELFFFHPLSPGSCFFLPHGSRVCNKLLEFIRSQYWKRGYEEVWTPNMYNMQLWETSGHAANYKENMFVFEVEKQEYGLKPMNCPGHCLIFDHRVRSYRELPLRLADFGVLHRNEASGALTGLTRVRRFQQDDAHIFCRESQIKDEVKGVLEFISCVYEIFGFTFDLKLSTRPEKYLGNVETWERAETALTEALNEFGKPWEINEGDGAFYGPKIDISVSDAMRRKFQCATLQLDFQLPARFNLSYSTEDESKTETPVMIHRAILGSVERMFAILLEHYKGKWPFWLSPRQAIVCPVSDKSLPYALEIRDRIHGAGYYVDVDTTDRTINKKVREAQLAQYNYILVVGEKEVGTGQVAVRVRDKNEAPLKNIEDLLLQFKDEVASFR from the exons ATGCATTCCTCTCTCTGGTGGCGCATCCCCTTATCCCTCCGCCGCCTCCCGCCGCCCACCGATCTCCGCCGCCGCTTTTTCCATCCGATGGGGGAACCCGCCGCCGCCAGACAACCAGCATTCGCCAAAGACGAATCGTATCTTCAATCCGTCACCCCCAAACGCATTGCCCTCTTCGAATCACTCCAAAATGAGCAGAAGCTCAAGCGAATGGCGCTTGCCGACGAGAAAATCCT GATTACATTGCCGGATGGGAAGGTTAAGGAAGGGAAGAAATGGAACACCTCGCCGTTTGATGTGGCGAAGGATATTTCAAAGAGTTTGGCGTCGAACGCGCTGATTGCTAAGGTGAATGGGGTATTGTGGGATATGAATCGGCCTCTGGAGGAAGATTGCAAGCTTGCGCTGTTTACTTTTGACACCGACGAAGGGCGCGATACGTTCTGGCATTCGAGTGCGCACATTCTCGGCGAA TCATTGGAGCAGACATATGGATGTAGACTGTGCATTGGCCCTTGTACCACCAGAGGGGAG GGATTTTACTATGATGCATTTTATGGTGATTTGGGATTGAACGAGGAGCACTTCAAAAATATTGAAGCAGCTGCCAAGAAAGCTGTTGAT GAAAAACAACCTTTCGAGCGTATTGAAGTCACAAGGCAACAGGCCATCGACATGTTTTCTGATAATCCTTTCAAG GTTGAAATTATTAAAGATTTACCTGAAGATAAAACCATAACAGTATACAGATGTGGTCCTTTGGTTGATCTGTGTCGTGGACCACACATACCAAGCACTGGTTTTGTGAAAGCGTTTAGTTGCTTGAAG GCTTCATCTGCATATTGGCGTGGAAATAAAGACCGTGAGAGCTTGCAGCGGGTTTATGGCATATCTTTTCCGGACCAAAAGCGTTTAAAG GAATATAAGGCCATGATTGAAGAAGCTAAGAAATATGACCACAGAGAACTCACAAAAAAGCAAGAACTTTTCTTTTTTCACCCTCTAAG CCCGGGTAGCTGTTTCTTTCTGCCTCATGGTTCTCGAGTTTGCAACAAGTTACTGGAATTTATACGGAGTCAGTACTGGAAGAGAGGTTATGAGGAG GTTTGGACTCCAAATATGTACAATATGCAGCTGTGGGAAACATCTGGTCATGCTGCAAACTACAAGGAGAATATGTTTGTTTTTGAG GTAGAGAAGCAAGAATATGGACTCAAGCCAATGAACTGCCCTGGTCATTGTTTAATATTTGATCATAGAGTGCGTTCATATAGAG AGCTTCCACTCCGCCTGGCTGATTTCGGGGTCTTGCATCGCAATGAGGCAAGTGGTGCTCTAACTGGGTTGACCCGTGTGAGGCGGTTTCAGCAG GATGATGCTCATATCTTCTGCAGGGAGTCTCAA ATTAAGGATGAAGTCAAGGGCGTCTTAGAATTTATCAGTTGCGTTTATGAAatatttggcttcacttttgACCTGAAGTTATCAACG AGGCCAGAGAAATATCTTGGAAATGTTGAAACATGGGAAAGGGCTGAAACTGCTCTTACAGAAGCACTAAATGAGTTCGGAAAGCCCTGGGAG ATAAATGAAGGTGATGGAGCATTTTATGGGCCGAAGATAGATATCAGTGTTTCTGATGCAATGAGAAGAAAATTTCAGTGTGCAACATTGCAG TTGGACTTTCAACTCCCTGCGCGTTTCAACTTATCTTACTCCACTGAAGACGAAAGCAAGACTGAAACACCTGTAATGATTCACCGAGCAATTCTTGGTTCTGTTGAACGAATGTTTGCTATACTCTTGGAGCACTACAAGGGGAAGTGGCCTTTTTGGCTAAGCCCACGCCAAGCAATAGTATGCCCTGTTTCTGACAAATCCCTGCCTTATGCCCTAGAG ATACGGGATCGGATACACGGTGCTGGGTATTATGTTGATGTTGACACAACTGACAGGACAATTAATAAAAAG GTACGAGAAGCTCAATTGGCCCAGTACAACTATATCTTAGTTGTTGGGGAGAAAGAAGTTGGAACTGGACAG GTGGCTGTGCGAGTCAGAGACAAAAATGAAGCTCCCCTGAAGAATATTGAAGATCTGCTGTTACAATTTAAGGATGAGGTTGCGTCGTTTAGATAG
- the LOC121782134 gene encoding probable transcriptional regulator SLK2: MVPSRMVGGLAQSSSSSGIFFQDGQSQVAGNSQLSSNFGNTSHAIPGHARANMGPLPGDVSNAVFNSVATSGPSIGASSLVTDANSGLSGGPHMQRSASFNTDSYMRLPASPMSFTSNNISITGSSVMDGSAVPQSSNQDPGSQGQQNQQHQGATSATSLPTSRMGQAHLPSGPRVPNSFIQDPTSISQLQKKPRLDIKQEDIMQQQVLQQLLQKQDPMHLQNPNPQLQALIQQQRLRQQQHREQQQLLQSMPPMQRVQLMQQQQQQQQQQLRQQLLQQGMQPASGIKRPYDGGGVCSRRLMQYLYHQRQRPADNTIAYWRKFVAEYYSPRAKKRWCLSLYDNVGHHSLGVFPQAAMDAWQCDICGSKSGRGFEATFEVLPRLNEIKFGSGVIDELLYLDLPRECRFPSGMMMLEYAKAVQESVYEQLRVVREGQLRIIFTPDLKILSWEFCARRHEELLPRRLVAPQVNQLLQVAQKCQSTISESGPDGISQPDIQANSVMVVTAGRQLARSLELQSLNDLGFSKRYVRCLQIAEVVNSMKELMDFCTEQKAGPIEGLKNFPRDTSTPKVQMQEMEQVGGHPSDRNTLNKLMSLNPGLNGSISNNQQLVGRGALTGSAQAALALSNYQNLLTRQNSMNSAHSSHQQDASSPFSTSSQPTTPGILPGSFQNQPVGSFSGGQASQRHQLMQQHLTNGNGPLHQHQSLPSQGSQALQQQMIQQLLQDMSNKNNGTAPPHQSLSAQNQGGNLPRDGAGFRSSPTISGAGNAPGNSTGRPPSRSNSFNTSNAEPPTTAGNSIGFSEKTSDLSQNLHLSDELVPDVAHEFSENGFFNDDLDDSMNFDWKA; this comes from the exons ATGGTGCCTTCTCGGATGGTTGGTGGACTGGCACAATCATCTTCGAGTTCTGGAATATTTTTTCAAGATGGACAGTCGCAGGTTGCGGGAAATTCTCAGTTGAGTTCAAATTTTGGGAACACTTCACATGCAATTCCTGGGCATGCTCGGGCCAACATGGGGCCACTTCCGGGGGATGTCAGCAACGCAGTCTTCAATAGCGTGGCAACTTCAGGACCCAGCATTGGGGCAAGCTCTTTGGTCACCGATGCCAATTCAGGGCTTTCAGGAGGTCCCCATATGCAGAGAAGTGCTAGTTTTAATACAGATTCTTACATGCGGTTACCTGCATCGCCCATGTCATTCACGTCTAATAACATTAGCATTACTGGTTCTTCGGTCATGGATGGATCCGCTGTTCCACAAAGCTCCAATCAGGATCCGGGTTCACAAGGTCAGCAAAATCAGCAGCATCAGGGAGCTACAAGTGCCACGTCTTTACCCACGTCACGGATGGGGCAAGCACACCTCCCGAGTGGTCCAAGGGTCCCTAATTCTTTCATTCAGGATCCAACCTCTATTTCTCAGCTACAAAAGAAACCCCGCTTGGATATTAAGCAGGAAGATATTATGCAGCAGCAGGTTTTGCAACAGCTGTTACAGAAACAAGATCCCATGCATTTACAGAACCCCAATCCTCAGTTGCAAGCTCTAATTCAACAGCAGAGACTGAGACAGCAACAGCATCGGGAACAACAACAGCTTCTTCAGTCTATGCCTCCCATGCAGAGAGTTCAGTtgatgcagcagcagcagcagcagcagcagcaacagctAAGACAGCAACTTCTACAACAGGGAATGCAGCCTGCGTCTGGAATAAAGCGCCCATATGATGGTGGTGGTGTATGTTCACGTCGGCTAATGCAGTACTTGTATCACCAGAGACAGAGACCTGCT GACAATACTATTGCCTATTGGAGAAAATTTGTAGCTGAGTATTACTCTCCACGTGCAAAGAAGAGGTGGTGTCTATCCTTATACGATAATGTGGGGCATCATTCCCTAGGGGTATTCCCCCAGGCAGCAATG GACGCATGGCAGTGTGACATCTGTGGGTCAAAATCTGGACGGGGATTTG AAGCTACTTTTGAGGTGCTCCCCAGACTCAATGAAATCAAATTTGGTAGCGGTGTCATTGATGAGCTTCTTTATCTGGACTTGCCTCGTGAATGTCGATTTCCTTCAGGAATGATGATGCTGGAGTATGCCAAGGCAGTCCAAGAAAGTGTATATGAACAACTCCGTGTAGTTCGTGAGGGCCAGCTTCGCATCATTTTCACCCCTGATCTGAAG ATATTATCTTGGGAGTTTTGTGCACGCCGTCATGAAGAACTTCTTCCTCGCAGATTGGTTGCGCCACAG GTGAATCAATTACTGCAAGTTGCACAAAAATGCCAAAGCACAATATCTGAAAGTGGACCTGATGGCATTTCTCAACCAGATATACAAGCAAATAGTGTAAT GGTGGTAACGGCTGGACGTCAGCTTGCAAGGAGTTTGGAGTTGCAGTCACTAAACGATCTGGGCTTTTCAAAAAGATATGTCCGGTGTCTACAG ATAGCTGAGGTTGTCAACAGCATGAAGGAATTGATGGATTTCTGCACCGAACAAAAAGCTGGACCTATTG AGGGCTTGAAGAATTTTCCCCGAGACACCTCCACGCCCAAGGTTCAGATGCAAGAAATGGAACAGGTGGGTGGTCATCCTAGTGATCGCAACACACTCAACAAGCTGATGTCACTGAATCCTGGGCTTAATGGATCGATAAGCAATAACCAACAGCTGGTTGGTCGTGGTGCTCTGACTGGCTCAGCACAGGCTGCTCTTGCTTTGTCTAACTACCAGAATTTGCTGACGAGACAAAACTCGATGAACTCAGCACATAGCTCACATCAGCAGGATGCATCGTCGCCTTTCAGCACATCCAGCCAGCCTACAACTCCGGGCATTTTGCCAGGTAGCTTTCAGAATCAACCAGTCGGCAGCTTCTCTGGTGGCCAAGCTTCTCAACGACATCAGCTAATGCAGCAGCATTTGACAAATGGAAATGGCCCATTGCATCAACACCAATCTCTGCCCTCCCAAGGCAGCCAAGCATTACAACAACAAATGATCCAGCAGCTTCTGCAAGATATGAGCAATAAAAATAATGGGACAGCTCCACCACATCAGTCCTTGTCTGCACAGAATCAAGGTGGCAATTTGCCAAGGGATGGTGCTGGCTTTAGGAGTTCCCCGACAATCAGTGGAGCTGGAAATGCCCCAGGGAATAGCACTGGACGGCCTCCTAGCAGAAGCAATAGTTTTAATACATCAAATGCTGAACCTCCTACTACTGCTGGGAACAGCATTGGATTCAGTGAAAAAACGTCGGATTTGTCCCAGAACCTGCATCTATCCGATGAGTTGGTTCCTGATGTCGCCCATGAGTTCTCGGAGAATGGTTTTTTTAACGATGATCTGGACGACAGCATGAACTTCGACTGGAAGGCGTGA
- the LOC121782853 gene encoding F-box protein At4g00755-like isoform X1, translating to MDFVQWLGQDMSLKIFMCLDDPIDLLRTSAVSRSWRAFVIANGLCKKLCLTKCPEAASFARVVVMKEYVEPRGTDVEGSGELACLEREHRVYASLGRELITSGRESCITDAVCASSTDNYPDESIKNTLEPSDRIGHRASYWSSKGATDPSASETLIYKLASQLCLITELHVHPFQAYFQFGFPIYSPKAVRFHMGYSKDPLEIDDEEADEFMDVKDYHDDMFVWTYSSPEFPMAQENFLQKFKLPKPILCIGGILKVELLGRLQTQEMDGLYYICINHVQVIGRSLSPVFDLEMIGDGGKCTLKYNPVMRYTFPSVDISETESSSRSHFHRFSESIRSWEQLILNTFRGAGPLIDDWLWRRMPRLKIRLLCHSIDDVEAIGLHTLKYNPSLDISETESSSHGAGDDYDSDNEYLK from the exons ATGGATTTTGTTCAATGGCTAGGGCAAGACATGTCACTGAAGATCTTTATGTGTTTGGATGACCCTATCGATCTTCTTCGGACGAGTGCGGTTTCGCGGTCTTGGCGTGCGTTTG TGATTGCTAATGGCTTATGTAAGAAGCTTTGTTTGACAAAGTGTCCGGAAGCAGCAAGTTTTGCCCGTGTTGTTGTAATGAAAGAGTATGTTGAACCTAGGGGAACAGATGTGGAGGGTTCTGGTGAATTGGCTTGTCTGGAGAGAGAGCACAGAGTGTATGCATCCTTAGGTAGAGAGCTTATAACATCTGGCAGAGAAAGTTGCATAACAGATGCCGTCTGTGCGTCTAGCACTGACAACTATCCAGACGAAAGCATCAAGAATACTTTGGAACCAAGTGATAGAATTGGCCACAGGGCCTCGTATTGGTCGAGCAAGGGTGCGACGGATCCATCTGCTTCAGAGACATTGATTTATAAACTGGCTTCTCAGCTATGTCTGATCACTGAGTTACATGTGCATCCATTTCAAG CATATTTTCAGTTTGGCTTCCCCATATATTCACCCAAAGCTGTGAGGTTTCATATGGGCTATTCCAAGGACCCTCTAGAGATAGACGATGAAGAAGCAGATGAGTTCATGGATGTCAAAGATTACCATGATGACATGTTTGTCTGGACATATAGCTCTCCAGAATTCCCAATGGCTCAG GAAAATTTCTTGCAAAAGTTTAAGCTTCCCAAACCCATTCTGTGCATCGGAGGAATCCTTAAAGTGGAGCTGTTAGGCAGATTGCAGACTCAAGAAATGGACGGATTATACTATATATG CATCAATCATGTTCAAGTCATCGGACGATCACTCTCCCCTGTATTTGACTTGGAAATGATTGGCGACGGAGGAAAATGCACCCTCAAGTACAACCCTGTTATGAGATACACTTTTCCATCTGTAGACATCTCAGAAACGGAGTCGAGTAGCCGATCACATTTCCACAGGTTTAGTGAAAGCATTAGGAGCTGGGAGCAACTAATCCTCAACACATTCCGTGGCGCAGGACCCCTGATAGATGA TTGGCTTTGGAGGAGGATGCCACGTCTAAAAATTCGTTTATTGTGTCACAGCATCGATGATGTTGAAGCTATTGGACTGCACACCCTCAAGTACAACCCCTCTTTAGACATATCAGAAACGGAGTCAAGTAGCCATGGTGCAGGAGACGACTACGACTCTGATAATGAGTATCTCAAGTAG